The Rosa chinensis cultivar Old Blush chromosome 7, RchiOBHm-V2, whole genome shotgun sequence DNA segment CTTGTTTATATACCTGTATCTTTGTCTGGTTTCCCTGAAAGGGGAGACCTTGAATCTTCTTGCTAATTGACTCGGCCGAAAGAATTGAACTTTGCTTATGTCATGTCCTGGTTGAAATTTCCAAGCAAAGATTTAAAGTCATAGATGCAGAGTAATCTTTTTTCTGTTATTGTCCTCTACATCTCAGAAATCATACTTCTCTTATGTTATGTCTATAAAGCTAAAGCAATTCCTGGGCATTTGTTAGTTTCTGGTTTGTTCTGCAATATGTTATGAACCTGAGCGATTTCTCTTTTTGCACTAGTCATTGAGGTCGGTTTGCCTTTTAGATTATGATTTTCGTCGACTAATTCTATTCTTATAAACATTTCATGGACAGGCTGAAGCTACCCATCATATTATTTGTTTCCACTCCCACTGCTTTGGCCTGGAATGCTCCCGTACAGATTGGTTGAAATTATATTTCCGTGTGAAAACTCGGCAGAACGAGCAAAAGATCTTTGACTGAAAATGGCTTTGGCTTTTACAAATCTTTCGTGGTGGTTGTGGAGTGGAAAGCAGAAGGAGCCTAGAATCTCTAATGGAACCTGTTTAAATTCTTCCCCTGAATCGGGTTTGTGGGAATCTGATGCATTAAAGTTGAGTTGGTTCAAATGTGGATGGCGGAAGGCTTTATTGAAGAGAGCCAAACAGAGAGAATGGAGGACACTGGTAATGCTTATTTCAATTCTTTACACAAGATAGGCTTTCTTGTGCCCTCTAGATGTGATACCAGGGTGGATTTTGATTCGGTATTTTCGGTACCCGCCTATAATCCAGGCAACTTATTGTATAAAGTAAATCCTGTCAAGCTCTCAGAGTTGGTAAACACAACTGCGCTGGTGGATTATTTTGCAGCCGTGGATGGTAATTTAGATGGAGCCTTGGAAACGACACAGCATTTGTCTCTGAATTGTAAGGAAATTAGTGATATGACTTTTGGGATTCTCAAAAATTTTAAGCGTCTGCACACCCTCCTACTCCTGTCTGGCCATGGGTCTTCCATCAAACATGTTCCTCGTGACTTGTTTTTGAGCTTAAAGGATTTGAGAACACTAAATTTGAGTCGAACACTTGTTTCAGAAGTGCCAAGTTCCATTCGAAATGTAAAATCATTACGATATTTGGATCTCTCCAATACTCCCATCACACAGTTGCCAGAGTCAATAGATTCTCTTCACCATGTGCAGACAATAAAACTTAGAGGTTGTGCACACTTCCTTCAGTTGCCAAAGGGCACGAAGAAGCTTATCAATCTACGACATATTGATTTGGATATCATTAGGCAATTGTGGGCCATGCCTCCATACATTGGAAACTTAACCAACCTTCAGACTCTGTCAGCATTTCTGGTTGGTCGAGAGGAGGGGTGCCGTATTGGAGAGCTTAAGAATTTGAATAATCTTAGAGGAGTACTTCGCATTTCAAGGCTTGAAAATGTATCAGATAAGGAAGAGGCTGAGGAAGCTGCTTTGATCGACAAGAAGTACCTCCAAAGGCTAGAGCTCCGGTGGAGTAATGTGTTCACTGAGAAAATAGAGGAACAAGAGAAAATCCTTGAATGTCTTCAACCCCATGCTGGCCTTAAAGAGTTACACATACAGCACTATGCTGGGTCAACACTTCCAACTTGGATAAGCAATCCATCTTTTGCTGAACTTCTTGTTCTCACTCTCTACAGATGTACTAATTGTCAACTTCTCCCGTCCATTGGGCAGTTACGAATGCTCAAATCACTTTCTATTATAGAGATGAATGGGGTGAAAGAAATCAATCATCAATTTTTCAGAGATGGCTTAGTTGATCAAGCATTCCCTGCATTTCCGAAACTTGAGATATTAGAAGTTGACATCATGTTCAATTTGAAAGAGTGGAGGGAAGTAAAATTAGGTGACTTACCATCCCTACTTAAACTCACAATGGACTCTTGCCCTGAACTTGACTGTCTTCCATCACTTTCTTGGCTAAAATCCCTCAAGCATTTGGAATTCAGGCGTTGTCCAAAGCTTCTGTCCTTACCTTCTGATGGACTACCAACTTCACTTGAGTCTTTCATAGTAATAGATTGCCCTGAACTGAAAGAATGGTGCCGCAAGGCGGAAGGTGAAGATTGGAGCAAGATATCTAGTGTTCCCAGCATATGGTTTGATTGTGAAGAAGTAAGTCAAGAGATGTATAAAAAAATTGTTCTCATTTGTTTGCTTCTTATACTGACGTGAACCATCTATGTACTTGCTATATTTAAATTTGTTCACTAAATGCTTAGGATGTTAAATTACATTTTTGATAAATTTATAGAATATGTTGCTTGCCTTATTGTAAGATGGCATATGCATTGGAGGTGTGGACAAGATGTTAAACTTATTGGGTTTTTTTAGAAACAAGCTTTAAAGTTAAAGTTATACGCCATGGTTTAGCCAGAAAAGTTGTTGATGGTAAACATGAGAAAACAGGAAAAATGGGGTTAAAAGTTCAGAGCATGATTGGATAGCTGTTAGTTTAGTCTGGTGTTTCCTTGCATTATTAAAAGCATTTTTGTGTTTcaacaattattattattactttaCTTTAATTAAAGATTAGTATGAACGTAGTGATATATTTGCATCTATTAATATGAGACACCACTCACCAATGGCTTTCAGGAGGGGATTACATTCACAGGATGTGCAAATTATATGAGAAATGAAATTCTTGTTTCTTTGATGACAATCAGGAAATTCAGTTATTTCTCAACTAATAACCATTacaatttgtatttattttttgtgtaatttTGTGTCTGTTTATGTTCTCTTACTGTGATCATCTACAATTTGTGCCTTGCCTTTTAACCTCAGATATCTTATGTATAAGATTTGATGCATGTTTGAAGGACTACATATTAAGCTGGTTCATTTGCATTCTGAAATATTTACATCTCTCAGATGTTAAATCCTGACTTTTTGGTAGTCAATATGAATTGCATTGTGAATTGAAGTCCTTCTGActaatttgatctttgttcatCAGGTAAGATCCAAGTCTCATTGTACACCTGGAACATCAGTAGAGATTTATGAGAATATGGAATTGGATGGATGAACAATGACTCTCTGTTCATCCCCTATATGGTCACTCCCACTCATAACAAGCATCTTCAGTGTTCATGAATATTCTTGAAGATCTATCCCCGAAT contains these protein-coding regions:
- the LOC112175269 gene encoding putative disease resistance RPP13-like protein 1, with the protein product MWMAEGFIEESQTERMEDTGNAYFNSLHKIGFLVPSRCDTRVDFDSVFSVPAYNPGNLLYKVNPVKLSELVNTTALVDYFAAVDGNLDGALETTQHLSLNCKEISDMTFGILKNFKRLHTLLLLSGHGSSIKHVPRDLFLSLKDLRTLNLSRTLVSEVPSSIRNVKSLRYLDLSNTPITQLPESIDSLHHVQTIKLRGCAHFLQLPKGTKKLINLRHIDLDIIRQLWAMPPYIGNLTNLQTLSAFLVGREEGCRIGELKNLNNLRGVLRISRLENVSDKEEAEEAALIDKKYLQRLELRWSNVFTEKIEEQEKILECLQPHAGLKELHIQHYAGSTLPTWISNPSFAELLVLTLYRCTNCQLLPSIGQLRMLKSLSIIEMNGVKEINHQFFRDGLVDQAFPAFPKLEILEVDIMFNLKEWREVKLGDLPSLLKLTMDSCPELDCLPSLSWLKSLKHLEFRRCPKLLSLPSDGLPTSLESFIVIDCPELKEWCRKAEGEDWSKISSVPSIWFDCEEVRSKSHCTPGTSVEIYENMELDG